In Primulina huaijiensis isolate GDHJ02 chromosome 6, ASM1229523v2, whole genome shotgun sequence, a single window of DNA contains:
- the LOC140979026 gene encoding uncharacterized protein — protein MNKSIGNIVLEKALKNAKYTSPDIQKDVLNIISNQVRAEIRKEIEDSKFCILVDEERDASNKEQMRFFAIVHLTDTTDATLKKEIYDALGRYDLHIHNMREQGYDGASNMRGSRNGLHVLFLKDCSCAYYVHCFAHWLQLALTAPTEKEVSVWLFFSKLNSICNLINASPKRHGELYSAQRIEVVHMVAIGERDTCRRCNQIGNLLRLGKTRWSSNFDSLYSMIDMYSSVINMLENMVNDKASNSIRGEASGTLIAMKSFDFISILHLMHKIMGITNMLCRALQEKSLYILSAIDYVSTTKNLLHTLREEGFDLLFSHVKEVCVKYDIEIPHMEGRYKSDTWRSCQQNDSITIEHNYRFDVFTAAIDFQVEDLNNRFKDEAVELLKLSCALEPK, from the exons ATGAATAAGAGTATTGGGAACATCGTCTTAGAGAAAGCTCTAAAGAATGCAAAGTATACTTCACCTGATATTCAGAAAGATGTCTTGAATATCATTTCCAACCAAGTGAGAGCTGAGATTCGTAAAGAAATTGAGGATTCAAAATTCTGCATTTTAGTTGATGAAGAGAGAGATGCATCTAACAAGGAGCAGATG CGGTTCTTTGCCATTGTACACTTGACAGATACAACTGATGCAACACTTAAGAAAGAAATATATGATGCACTTGGTCGTTATGACTTGCATATCCACAACATGCGTGAACAAGGATATGATGGTGCTAGCAATATGCGCGGTTCTCGGAATGGATTGCATGTTCTTTTCTTGAAAGATTGCTCGTGTGCATATTATGTACATTGTTTTGCTCATTGGCTTCAACTAGCATTAACGGCACCTACTGAAAAAGAGGTATCCGTTTGgttattcttttcaaaattgaatTCCATTTGTAATCTCATCAATGCATCTCCTAAACGGCACGGTGAGTTATATTCTGCTCAAAGAATTGAAGTTGTGCATATGGTAGCTATTGGTGAACGTGATACATGTAGAAGATGTAATCAAATTGGAAATTTATTACGACTTGGAAAGACTCGTTGGAGTTCTAATTTTGACTCACTTTATAGCATGATTGATATGTATAGCTCTGTGATTAACATGTTAGAAAATATGGTGAATGATAAAGCTTCTAATTCCATCCGTGGTGAAGCTAGTGGTACATTGATTGCGATGAAGTCTTTTGATTTCATATCCATATTACATTTGATGCATAAGATAATGGGGATAACAAATATGCTTTGTCGAGCATTGCAAGAGAAATCTCTATATATTTTAAGTGCAATAGATTATGTTTCAACGACTAAAAATTTGCTTCATACTTTGAGAGAAGAAGGATTTGATCTCCTATTTAGTCATGTGAAAGAAGTTTGTGTCAAGTATGACATTGAGATACCTCACATGGAAGGTCGTTATAAATCTGACACATGGCGTTCTTGtcaacaaaatgattcaatcaCAATTGAGCATAATTATCGATTTGATGTATTTACAGCTGCAATAGATTTTCAAGTTGAAGATCTTAATAATAGATTCAAGGATGAGGCAgttgaacttcttaaacttagTTGTGCTTTGGAACCTAAATAA
- the LOC140978998 gene encoding linoleate 9S-lipoxygenase 5-like gives MGVILPCHSSDMLEKLLGTVCGKIKDAPKIEETKIRASVVLMKKNVLDVTDVGSSILDRFYEVFGKGVSLQLISAEKFDPADEKRGKLGKVAYLDNWVTKITSVSAKNDAEFNVTFSWDESDGVPGAFIMRNHHHSEFYLRSVTLDDVPGYGPVHFVCNSWVFPVHRYKYDRVFFSNQTYLPSDTPEPLRLYREEELINLRGNGSGQLKEWDRVYDYAYYNDLGFPEKGKDSARPVLGGSTDNPYPRRGRTGRRPNKKDPNSESRLFLLNLNIYVPRDEQFSHVKFSDFIGYAVKSLGQVIVPEMKAIFDKTINEFDTLEDVYNLYEGGIELPAGHSLSKIRECVPWELFRELLRSDGERFLKLPVPDVIKEDKTAWRTDEEFGREMLAGVNPVLIKLLTEFPPTSKLDSALYGDQNSKITRDHVEKNMDGLTVEEALANNKLFILDHHDALMTYLRRINTTATKTYATRTVLLLKDDGTLRPLAIELSLPHEDGDEHGAESLVFTPSDEDGIQKSFWQLAKAYAAVNDSGYHQLVCHWLNTHAVIEPFIIATTRQLSLLHPIYKLLTPHFRDTMHINAFARQFLINADGVLERTVYPGRYALEMSAKIYKNWNFTEQALPRDLLKRGIAVQDSSQPNGLKLLIEDYPFAVDGLEIWFAIEAWVKEYCCFYYPTDDKIQNDTELQSWWDEIRTKGHGDLKDETWWYKMKTQDELIQACTTIIWIASALHAAVNFGQYPYAGFLPNRPTVSRRFLPKPGTPEYAELESNPDLAFLKTITAQFQTLLGVSLIEILSRHSTDEVYLGQRDTLKWTADKGALDAFERLGDSLKKIEANIIERNQDTRLRNRSGPIKIPYDMLYPNTTGDNGLSGLVVRGIPNSISI, from the exons ATGGGTGTTATTCTGCCTTGCCATTCTTCAGATATGTTGGAGAAGCTGCTGGGAACGGTGTGCGGGAAGATTAAGGATGCACCCAAGATCGAGGAGACGAAGATTCGGGCCAGTGTTGTTTTGATGAAGAAGAATGTCTTAGATGTAACTGATGTTGGGTCTTCTATCCTCGATCGATTCTATGAAGTGTTCGGGAAAGGCGTCTCTTTGCAGCTTATCAGCgctgaaaaatttgatccgg CTGATGAGAAAAGAGGGAAACTGGGAAAAGTAGCATACCTGGACAACTGGGTAACAAAAATAACTTCGGTTTCTGCTAAAAATGACGCAGAATTCAACGTGACATTTAGCTGGGACGAATCCGATGGAGTTCCAGGCGCTTTCATTATGCGAAACCATCACCACAGCGAATTTTACCTGAGGAGTGTCACTCTAGACGATGTTCCGGGTTATGGTCCAGTCCATTTTGTCTGTAATTCATGGGTTTTTCCTGTACATCGTTACAAGTATGATCGCGTCTTCTTTTCGAACCAG ACTTATCTGCCAAGTGATACACCGGAACCGTTGCGTTTATATAGAGAAGAAGAGCTGATAAATCTCCGCGGGAACGGGTCGGGTCAGTTAAAGGAATGGGACAGAGTTTACGACTATGCTTATTACAACGACTTGGGATTCCCCGAAAAAGGAAAAGATTCGGCCCGCCCTGTGCTCGGTGGATCGACCGACAACCCGTATCCTCGTAGGGGACGCACAGGGCGTCGCCCGAATAAGAAAG ATCCCAATTCAGAAAGCAGATTGTTTCTCCTGAATTTGAATATTTACGTTCCACGAGACGAGCAGTTCAGCCACGTGAAATTCTCCGATTTCATCGGCTATGCGGTCAAGTCTCTGGGTCAGGTTATAGTCCCTGAGATGAAAGCTATATTTGATAAAACTATTAACGAGTTTGATACGTTAGAAGACGTTTACAACTTATACGAAGGGGGGATTGAGCTTCCGGCTGGTCATTCATTAAGCAAAATCAGGGAATGTGTTCCCTGGGAGTTGTTCAGGGAACTTCTTCGTTCAGATGGGGAACGTTTCCTTAAACTCCCTGTCCCCGACGTGATCAAAG AGGATAAAACGGCTTGGAGAACGGATGAAGAATTCGGAAGAGAGATGCTAGCCGGAGTGAACCCTGTTCTCATCAAGCTCCTCACG GAGTTTCCACCTACTAGCAAGCTAGACTCCGCCTTATATGGTGATCAAAACAGTAAGATAACTCGAGATCACGTTGAAAAGAACATGGACGGACTCACTGTAGAAGAA GCCTTGGCGAATAATAAGCTTTTCATACTAGATCATCATGATGCCCTGATGACATATCTTCGAAGGATCAATACAACCGCTACAAAGACATATGCAACTCGAACCGTTCTTTTGCTTAAAGACGATGGCACACTGAGGCCACTGGCCATTGAACTGAGTTTGCCACACGAAGATGGAGACGAGCATGGGGCTGAAAGTCTGGTGTTTACTCCAAGTGATGAGGATGGAATTCAGAAGTCATTTTGGCAATTGGCCAAGGCTTATGCTGCAGTTAACGATTCAGGCTACCATCAGCTCGTTTGCCACTG GTTGAACACACATGCTGTGATTGAGCCATTCATAATAGCAACGACCAGACAGCTGAGTTTGCTTCACCCGATATACAAGCTTCTGACGCCTCATTTTCGTGATACAATGCATATCAACGCCTTTGCTCGACAATTTCTCATCAACGCAGATGGGGTACTCGAAAGAACCGTCTACCCCGGAAGATACGCTCTCGAAATGTCTGCTAAGATTTATAAAAACTGGAACTTCACTGAGCAAGCACTCCCTCGAGATCTCCTCAAAAG AGGAATTGCCGTTCAAGATTCAAGCCAACCGAACGGCCTAAAGCTTCTTATTGAGGATTATCCATTTGCTGTTGATGGCTTAGAAATCTGGTTTGCAATTGAGGCATGGGTCAAAGAATACTGTTGTTTCTATTATCCCACAGATGATAAGATCCAAAATGACACCGAGCTTCAATCATGGTGGGATGAGATTCGTACAAAGGGACATGGGGACTTAAAAGACGAGACCTGGTGGTATAAAATGAAGACACAAGATGAACTCATTCAAGCATGCACGACAATCATATGGATTGCCTCTGCTCTTCATGCTGCTGTAAATTTTGGACAGTATCCATATGCTGGCTTCCTCCCGAACCGCCCCACCGTAAGCCGGCGTTTCTTGCCTAAACCAGGTACACCTGAGTATGCGGAGCTCGAGTCGAACCCAGACCTGGCATTCTTGAAAACCATAACAGCACAATTCCAAACACTTCTTGGCGTCTCTCTGATAGAAATATTATCCAGGCATTCCACAGATGAAGTGTATCTTGGGCAGAGAGACACCCTCAAATGGACGGCAGATAAAGGAGCCTTGGATGCGTTTGAGCGATTGGGGGACTCGTTGAAAAAGATCGAAGCGAACATCATTGAAAGGAACCAAGATACAAGGTTAAGGAATCGTTCCGGTCCGATTAAAATACCTTATGATATGTTGTATCCGAATACGACCGGGGATAATGGCCTGAGTGGGCTTGTTGTGAGAGGGATTCCAAATAGTATTTCAATTTGA
- the LOC140979533 gene encoding photosystem I reaction center subunit II, chloroplastic-like gives MAMATQTSLFTPTLSATKPTDRVAAPWKQSLAQFSIPKPVKGASSVSNGPIKAMAEEAPAGFTPPTLDPNTPSPIFGGSTGGLLRKAQVEEFYVITWDSPKEQIFEMPTGGAAIMRQGPNLLKLARKEQCLALGTVLRSKYKIKYQFYRVFPNGEVQYLHPKDGVYPEKVNPGRNGVGVNLRSIGKNTSQIEVKFTGKQVYDL, from the coding sequence ATGGCTATGGCGACCCAAACCTCCCTCTTCACTCCCACCTTATCTGCCACCAAGCCTACCGACCGCGTGGCGGCGCCATGGAAACAATCACTCGCACAATTTTCGATTCCCAAGCCTGTGAAGGGCGCCTCCTCCGTGTCAAACGGTCCCATCAAGGCTATGGCAGAGGAAGCTCCCGCCGGCTTCACCCCACCAACGCTTGATCCCAACACGCCGTCTCCCATCTTCGGCGGAAGCACCGGTGGGCTCCTGCGCAAAGCCCAGGTCGAGGAATTCTACGTCATCACCTGGGATTCCCCCAAGGAACAGATATTCGAAATGCCGACTGGCGGCGCCGCCATCATGCGACAGGGTCCGAACCTGCTGAAACTGGCGCGTAAGGAGCAGTGCCTGGCGTTGGGGACAGTATTGAGATCCAAGTACAAGATCAAGTACCAGTTTTACAGGGTGTTCCCCAACGGTGAGGTGCAGTATTTGCACCCGAAGGATGGGGTCTACCCGGAGAAGGTGAACCCCGGTCGTAATGGAGTCGGCGTGAACCTGAGATCCATCGGGAAGAACACTAGCCAGATTGAGGTCAAATTCACTGGGAAGCAAGTGTATGACTTGTGA